One window of Macrococcus sp. 19Msa1099 genomic DNA carries:
- the yidC gene encoding membrane protein insertase YidC, which yields MKKKSIWLLVFTAAIILSGCDYSKESNRNGFFYDTFVHPLDQLIHWLGAHMGHNYGLAIIAITLIVRLALFPFMMKTYKNQSVMREKMALIKPQMTEIQERVKRARTQEEKMEANQEMMALYKENGINPLNMGCLPLLIQLPIVTGLFYVLKYPTEGGITQYPNFLWFELTKTDIAMTVIAGIVYALQAYVSMQNIPEEQKAQMRMMMFISPIMIVWMSAISPAALPLYWAVGGAFLVLQTWLGNKFYKKKVHEEIAPLIEAHEENERTKQPKNTQVVSSKKKKRR from the coding sequence ATGAAAAAGAAGTCGATATGGCTCCTAGTATTTACTGCAGCGATAATTTTATCTGGCTGTGACTATTCAAAAGAATCAAACCGTAATGGATTTTTCTATGATACATTTGTGCATCCTTTAGACCAGTTAATTCACTGGTTAGGGGCGCATATGGGACATAACTACGGACTTGCGATTATTGCGATTACATTAATCGTACGTTTAGCGCTCTTCCCATTTATGATGAAAACATATAAGAACCAAAGCGTTATGCGTGAGAAAATGGCTTTAATCAAGCCGCAGATGACAGAGATTCAAGAACGAGTAAAGCGTGCGCGCACGCAAGAAGAGAAGATGGAAGCAAACCAGGAAATGATGGCATTATACAAAGAAAATGGTATTAACCCATTAAACATGGGATGTTTACCATTATTAATTCAATTGCCAATCGTCACTGGATTATTCTATGTATTGAAGTATCCAACTGAAGGTGGCATCACACAGTATCCGAATTTCTTATGGTTTGAGTTAACGAAGACGGATATCGCGATGACAGTTATCGCAGGTATTGTATACGCATTACAAGCTTACGTTTCTATGCAGAACATACCAGAAGAACAAAAAGCACAGATGCGTATGATGATGTTTATCTCGCCAATTATGATTGTCTGGATGTCAGCCATTTCTCCTGCAGCATTACCATTATATTGGGCTGTAGGTGGAGCATTCTTAGTGTTACAGACTTGGTTAGGAAACAAGTTCTACAAGAAGAAAGTGCACGAAGAAATTGCACCATTAATCGAAGCGCACGAAGAGAATGAGCGTACGAAACAACCAAAGAATACACAAGTTGTATCTTCAAAAAAGAAGAAAAGAAGATAA
- the thiE gene encoding thiamine phosphate synthase, with the protein MFKREMLHVYFIAGTSDVPDGDLERVLKEALEAGITMFQFREKGPKAKMGQEKQLLAERLFKLCKDYKVSFIVNDDVALAKAIDADGIHLGQGDEKIENIIDDFHGKIIGLSVGNFEEYDQSDLTHVDYIGVGPVYETSSKSDAKKPGGIELIRKMRLHDEDIPIVAIGGITSSNCEMIIASGADGISTISSITRSSDIKQVVTDYLQYYK; encoded by the coding sequence ATGTTTAAAAGAGAGATGCTTCATGTATATTTCATTGCAGGGACTTCTGACGTTCCTGACGGTGACTTAGAACGTGTGCTAAAGGAAGCGCTTGAAGCAGGAATTACAATGTTTCAGTTTAGAGAGAAAGGTCCGAAAGCAAAGATGGGGCAAGAGAAACAACTACTTGCTGAACGTTTATTTAAGCTATGTAAAGACTATAAAGTTTCATTTATCGTCAATGACGATGTTGCACTTGCTAAAGCAATTGATGCAGACGGTATTCATCTTGGACAGGGTGATGAAAAGATAGAAAATATCATCGATGACTTCCACGGAAAAATCATAGGATTGTCTGTCGGTAATTTTGAAGAGTATGATCAGTCAGATTTAACACATGTGGACTATATAGGTGTCGGTCCTGTATATGAAACAAGTAGTAAGAGTGATGCGAAAAAGCCCGGTGGTATTGAACTGATACGTAAGATGCGTCTACATGATGAAGACATTCCAATTGTAGCAATTGGTGGAATAACAAGTAGCAACTGTGAAATGATTATCGCTTCAGGAGCAGATGGTATCTCTACCATTTCATCTATTACAAGAAGCAGTGATATTAAGCAAGTTGTTACAGATTACTTACAGTATTATAAGTAA
- the thiM gene encoding hydroxyethylthiazole kinase, whose translation MTKLTQLRKDNPLIICITNDVVKNFTANGLLALGASPAMATERQEMDEFLAYAGALLINIGSIEEGDKENMLQAAAFANKHHVPIVLDPVACGASKFRKDFCLKLLNEHHISVIRGNASELAALTEDATMKGTDADQSLSTESVARRAYDKFNTAIIVTGAVDAICQDGQIALVENGTPLLTKVTGGGCLLGAVVASFIYNETKPSLALLTEAIATYTIAAERAEHSANGTLPGHFAVNLIDQLYLIQQDDIAKESRVKEV comes from the coding sequence ATGACAAAACTCACTCAACTTCGTAAAGACAACCCGTTGATCATCTGTATTACGAATGATGTCGTCAAAAACTTTACAGCGAACGGTCTGCTCGCACTTGGTGCAAGCCCTGCGATGGCGACAGAACGTCAAGAAATGGATGAGTTTTTAGCGTATGCTGGTGCGTTACTGATCAATATAGGGTCAATTGAAGAAGGGGATAAGGAAAACATGTTACAAGCGGCTGCATTTGCAAATAAACATCATGTACCTATCGTACTTGATCCTGTCGCTTGTGGTGCATCTAAGTTTCGTAAAGACTTCTGCTTAAAATTGCTGAACGAGCATCATATTAGTGTCATTCGTGGGAATGCGTCAGAGCTTGCAGCATTAACAGAAGATGCCACAATGAAAGGGACAGATGCAGATCAATCGCTATCGACTGAAAGCGTTGCGCGAAGAGCATATGATAAGTTCAATACTGCGATTATCGTAACCGGTGCGGTTGATGCAATCTGTCAGGATGGACAAATCGCTTTAGTGGAAAATGGGACACCGCTCCTGACGAAAGTCACAGGAGGAGGATGTTTATTAGGAGCAGTTGTTGCAAGTTTCATATATAATGAAACTAAACCTTCATTAGCATTATTAACAGAAGCAATTGCGACTTATACGATTGCGGCAGAACGTGCTGAGCACAGTGCTAATGGGACCTTGCCAGGACATTTTGCTGTGAATTTAATAGATCAGCTCTATTTAATTCAACAAGATGATATAGCAAAGGAATCACGTGTGAAAGAAGTGTAG
- the thiD gene encoding bifunctional hydroxymethylpyrimidine kinase/phosphomethylpyrimidine kinase, translating to MKTALSIAGTDPTGGAGTTVDLKVFQSRGVYGMSVVTSLVAQNTLGVQDVFNQPVDIIQKQLESVYSDIVPDAVKTGMLATSAVMDVVRPYIERYNVPYVIDPVMVAKSGDLLLDENGQNAVRTKLLDIATVVTPNIPELEKIVEMKVESEEDILRAGKIFIDEIGSRSVLIKGGHLKGDATDYLFTKTGLITLPGERYNTKHTHGTGCTYSAVITAEFAKGKSIEDAVRLAKRYMDMAIKYTPGIGHGQGPVNHFKFQEVE from the coding sequence ATGAAAACAGCATTATCGATTGCCGGAACCGATCCTACAGGAGGTGCTGGGACGACAGTCGACTTGAAAGTCTTTCAGTCACGCGGCGTATACGGGATGAGTGTAGTAACAAGTCTTGTTGCACAGAATACATTAGGTGTGCAGGATGTCTTTAACCAGCCTGTGGACATTATACAGAAACAACTTGAAAGTGTATATTCAGACATTGTTCCGGATGCAGTAAAGACAGGGATGTTAGCAACAAGTGCAGTGATGGACGTGGTGAGACCGTATATAGAACGTTATAACGTCCCGTATGTCATCGATCCTGTGATGGTGGCTAAAAGTGGAGATTTGTTGCTCGATGAGAACGGACAGAACGCCGTACGCACGAAGTTACTGGATATTGCGACGGTGGTGACACCAAATATACCTGAGCTAGAGAAAATTGTTGAAATGAAGGTGGAATCGGAAGAAGATATCTTACGTGCAGGAAAAATATTTATCGATGAAATTGGTTCTCGAAGCGTGCTTATCAAAGGTGGACACTTAAAGGGAGATGCGACTGACTATCTCTTCACAAAGACGGGATTAATTACTTTGCCTGGAGAACGTTATAATACGAAGCACACACATGGCACGGGCTGTACTTATTCAGCTGTCATCACAGCAGAATTTGCCAAAGGGAAGAGTATAGAAGATGCTGTGCGATTAGCGAAGCGCTATATGGATATGGCCATTAAGTACACTCCTGGAATTGGTCATGGCCAGGGCCCAGTAAATCACTTTAAGTTTCAGGAGGTTGAATAA
- the tenA gene encoding thiaminase II gives MFTRQLKKEVEPIIESIYNDPFIQGIIHGDLKKEAVKHYLKADSLYLNEFAKIYSLLIPKLNDREGIQFLLGQIDFVMNGEVDAHYTLADYAGVDYKTVIEEGEWYPSSDHYIKHMYYNAYRYSDASFTICAMAPCPYVYQQLALKIAERNDLEGNPLKPWVDFYCTNMDELIGHLDRWVDEFSETASDEELNILRKNFVESCIHEKRFFNMSYNIETWEGY, from the coding sequence GTGTTTACGAGACAGTTGAAAAAAGAAGTAGAACCGATTATTGAATCGATTTATAATGATCCTTTTATTCAAGGTATTATTCATGGGGATCTAAAGAAAGAAGCAGTAAAACATTACTTAAAGGCAGATAGTTTATATTTAAACGAGTTTGCAAAGATATATAGCCTACTTATTCCGAAACTTAATGATAGAGAAGGAATTCAGTTCTTACTCGGCCAAATCGATTTTGTTATGAATGGTGAAGTGGATGCGCACTATACATTAGCAGACTATGCAGGTGTTGATTATAAGACAGTGATTGAAGAAGGAGAATGGTATCCATCAAGTGATCATTATATTAAGCATATGTATTACAATGCCTACCGCTATAGTGATGCGAGCTTTACGATATGTGCGATGGCACCTTGTCCATATGTCTATCAGCAGCTGGCACTAAAGATTGCTGAACGTAATGACCTGGAAGGTAATCCGCTAAAACCTTGGGTCGACTTTTATTGTACAAATATGGATGAGCTTATCGGTCATTTAGATCGCTGGGTAGATGAGTTCAGTGAAACAGCTTCTGATGAAGAACTAAATATATTAAGAAAGAACTTTGTTGAAAGCTGTATTCATGAGAAGCGCTTCTTTAATATGTCCTATAACATTGAAACATGGGAGGGTTATTGA
- a CDS encoding LysM peptidoglycan-binding domain-containing protein — MKKLLAVTTVFAVGGTFAATQADAAQYRVKSGDSLWKISQIYGTSVQALKNENGLRSNLIHVNQVLNINENTTKRNTYKSTYKSAYTAPVTTGSYYRIVPGDTLGKVASRYGVSVAQLKAWNGLHSDLIIAGRTLKVNGPAVAAAPVTRTAYQAPVKRAVAKSAYQAPVRQTVYKASTIKRVTTTRTQAPAVRVNNGLNWAALARCESGGNPSINTGNGYYGMYQFNLQTWRGVGGSGYPHQASAAEQTKRAQILYNMRGAQPWPVCGARL; from the coding sequence ATGAAAAAACTTTTAGCGGTAACGACAGTATTTGCAGTAGGTGGAACATTCGCAGCGACTCAAGCGGATGCAGCACAATATAGAGTAAAAAGTGGGGATTCTTTATGGAAAATCTCTCAAATCTATGGGACGTCAGTTCAAGCATTAAAGAATGAGAATGGATTGAGATCTAACTTAATTCATGTGAATCAAGTATTAAATATTAATGAGAATACAACAAAACGAAATACTTATAAATCAACATATAAATCTGCATACACAGCACCTGTAACTACAGGTTCATATTACCGCATCGTTCCTGGAGATACTCTGGGCAAGGTTGCATCACGTTACGGTGTATCTGTTGCGCAGCTTAAAGCATGGAATGGTTTGCATTCAGATTTAATTATTGCTGGACGTACATTGAAGGTTAATGGACCGGCTGTAGCAGCTGCACCCGTTACAAGAACAGCATATCAAGCACCAGTTAAACGTGCTGTTGCTAAGTCAGCATACCAAGCACCAGTAAGACAGACTGTTTATAAAGCATCGACGATAAAGCGTGTGACTACGACAAGGACACAAGCACCGGCTGTTCGTGTGAACAACGGATTAAACTGGGCAGCATTAGCAAGATGTGAATCTGGTGGCAATCCATCAATTAATACAGGAAATGGATACTATGGAATGTATCAGTTCAATTTACAGACATGGCGTGGTGTCGGTGGAAGTGGTTATCCACACCAAGCTTCTGCAGCAGAGCAAACGAAACGTGCTCAAATTTTATACAATATGCGCGGTGCGCAGCCATGGCCAGTATGTGGGGCACGTTTATAG
- a CDS encoding LysM peptidoglycan-binding domain-containing protein produces the protein MKKITALTGMAILATGISAQADAKEHTVTYGESLWSIADKYDTTVERIKKINKIESDIILPNQKLEVLVKGKYEVQKGDTLEKIAKKFDTKVADLKRWNNIETNKNLKVGKLIVVDKEEKRQIVTQTAAQQAPVTVQQPVAYQAPVVKAPEQTAKPAAQQPVQQVAQKPVAQKPVAQVEKPVAQQPVQQAPVEQPVQQAAQKPVQQAAPAGNSSMDAHLRVIAQRESGGNPNAVNASGYYGLFQFSPSTWASVGGTGNPANASVEEQWKRARILYQTAGASQWSTAY, from the coding sequence ATGAAAAAAATTACTGCACTTACAGGAATGGCAATTTTAGCTACAGGAATTTCAGCACAGGCAGATGCAAAAGAACATACAGTAACTTATGGGGAGTCACTTTGGTCAATCGCAGATAAATATGACACTACAGTTGAAAGAATTAAAAAAATTAACAAAATAGAATCAGATATCATCTTACCGAATCAAAAATTAGAAGTGTTAGTTAAAGGTAAATATGAAGTCCAAAAAGGAGACACTTTAGAGAAGATCGCTAAAAAGTTTGATACTAAAGTTGCAGATTTAAAGAGATGGAACAATATTGAAACAAATAAAAATCTTAAAGTAGGGAAACTGATTGTTGTTGATAAAGAGGAAAAAAGACAAATCGTTACGCAAACAGCTGCTCAGCAAGCACCAGTAACTGTACAACAACCAGTGGCGTATCAAGCACCGGTCGTCAAAGCCCCAGAGCAAACAGCTAAACCAGCAGCACAACAACCAGTCCAACAAGTAGCACAAAAACCAGTAGCACAAAAACCAGTAGCGCAAGTAGAGAAACCAGTGGCACAACAACCAGTGCAACAAGCACCAGTAGAGCAACCAGTGCAACAAGCAGCACAAAAGCCAGTACAGCAAGCAGCTCCTGCTGGAAACTCATCAATGGATGCACATTTACGCGTTATCGCACAACGTGAATCAGGTGGCAACCCTAATGCTGTTAATGCATCTGGATACTACGGATTATTCCAATTTTCACCATCAACATGGGCATCTGTAGGTGGAACAGGAAATCCTGCAAATGCTTCAGTTGAAGAACAATGGAAACGTGCAAGAATATTATATCAAACTGCTGGAGCTTCTCAGTGGTCAACGGCGTATTAA
- a CDS encoding single-stranded DNA-binding protein — protein MINKAIVAGRLVKDPSLRQVANNTTIATFSLAVDRGVSKNGERSTDFLMCKAFNKTAVNIGRYCSKGSFVCITGQFHSNRYEKEGKTHYSTEILVENIKFLPNIGANKAEKNESRSDAVWNSLPDEIKDKVAQNLIVKGTEQLIQSTAEERWNSKLFGIEGGEEKTPSEYAAQADEIIKVATNNEDQKDVSAESEEELQEDGNQTENTSVSDVTDSSTPF, from the coding sequence GTGATAAACAAAGCGATTGTAGCTGGACGCTTAGTAAAGGATCCATCGTTACGACAAGTAGCAAATAATACGACTATCGCTACTTTTTCTTTAGCAGTTGATCGAGGAGTTTCTAAAAATGGTGAGCGTTCGACGGATTTTTTGATGTGCAAAGCATTTAACAAGACCGCTGTAAATATAGGAAGATATTGTAGTAAAGGAAGTTTTGTTTGTATAACAGGTCAATTCCATAGCAATCGTTACGAGAAAGAAGGAAAGACGCATTATTCTACTGAAATTTTAGTTGAAAATATTAAGTTTCTACCAAATATCGGAGCAAATAAAGCAGAGAAGAATGAATCAAGGTCGGATGCTGTATGGAACAGCTTACCGGATGAAATTAAAGATAAAGTAGCTCAGAATCTTATTGTGAAAGGTACAGAGCAGCTTATTCAGTCTACTGCAGAAGAACGATGGAATAGTAAACTTTTTGGTATAGAAGGTGGAGAAGAAAAGACACCGAGTGAGTATGCTGCTCAGGCAGATGAGATTATTAAAGTTGCAACAAACAATGAAGATCAAAAAGATGTGTCAGCTGAAAGTGAAGAAGAGCTTCAAGAAGACGGCAATCAAACAGAAAATACATCTGTATCAGATGTGACAGACTCCAGTACACCATTTTAA
- a CDS encoding YwpF-like family protein, whose translation MKTFKAIRFQLVEDEAIKEYTLYDGVIINKENSGTGWLLEILIDEIHLETMETYMHNETILDTRIVITRASNDPAMFESTIKDIQKLNDKISVIFECHIYTLRQTYAEKLLEQLVNEGLSGQALIKAFNRKMQSKPKLKDENE comes from the coding sequence ATGAAAACGTTCAAAGCAATTCGATTTCAGCTCGTTGAAGATGAAGCGATTAAGGAATACACGTTGTATGATGGGGTAATAATAAACAAAGAAAATAGCGGGACAGGTTGGCTACTTGAAATATTGATCGATGAAATTCATCTGGAGACGATGGAAACCTATATGCACAACGAAACTATTCTTGATACACGTATAGTTATTACCCGTGCCTCCAATGACCCTGCAATGTTTGAATCTACAATTAAGGACATTCAGAAGTTGAATGATAAGATTTCTGTAATTTTCGAATGCCATATTTACACGTTGAGACAGACATATGCAGAAAAGCTATTAGAGCAATTGGTAAACGAAGGTTTATCTGGCCAGGCTCTAATTAAAGCATTTAATAGAAAGATGCAGTCAAAACCAAAATTAAAAGATGAAAATGAATAA
- the fabZ gene encoding 3-hydroxyacyl-ACP dehydratase FabZ, which produces METLLSFDEIKKIIPHRYPFLLIDRITELEEGKRCTGIKQVSGNEPFFQGHFPEYAVMPGVLIVEALAQVGAVAMLKLEENQGKLAMFTGIDKCRFKSQVTPGDTLTLSVEMTRVKGPIGKGTATAKVGDKLACSCEISFAIIDK; this is translated from the coding sequence ATGGAAACTTTATTGTCTTTTGATGAAATTAAGAAGATTATTCCACATCGTTATCCATTTTTATTAATCGATCGTATTACCGAACTGGAAGAGGGTAAACGTTGTACGGGAATTAAACAAGTAAGCGGTAATGAACCTTTCTTTCAAGGACATTTTCCTGAATACGCAGTAATGCCTGGTGTTCTTATAGTAGAAGCACTGGCACAAGTCGGTGCAGTTGCAATGTTGAAACTAGAAGAGAATCAAGGAAAACTTGCAATGTTTACAGGGATTGATAAGTGTCGTTTTAAATCTCAAGTCACGCCTGGAGATACGTTAACGTTATCCGTTGAGATGACACGTGTTAAAGGTCCTATTGGTAAAGGTACCGCTACGGCGAAAGTCGGAGATAAGCTCGCTTGTAGCTGTGAAATCAGCTTTGCGATTATCGACAAGTAG
- a CDS encoding DNA-directed RNA polymerase subunit beta, producing the protein MKFKQPIYKQKVSKIGETEVVHRTVPIYITLSIIFALMIVLFIVGMMIGYGILHSPIDIFKPSTWQHLKELTGSDS; encoded by the coding sequence ATGAAGTTTAAACAGCCTATTTATAAACAAAAGGTCAGTAAAATCGGAGAAACAGAAGTTGTTCACCGTACTGTTCCAATTTATATTACACTATCCATTATATTTGCATTAATGATTGTACTATTTATAGTTGGAATGATGATTGGATATGGCATTCTCCACTCACCGATTGATATATTTAAACCTTCTACATGGCAACATCTTAAAGAACTTACTGGGAGTGACAGCTAA
- the murA gene encoding UDP-N-acetylglucosamine 1-carboxyvinyltransferase: MDTIIVKGGHRLSGRVKVEGAKNAVLPIMTASLLASEGVSEFMNVPALSDVDTISAVLEGLNAKVEKNIEQNKVVVDARGELSTQAAYEFVSKMRASVLVLGPLLARFGYAEVAMPGGCAIGSRPIELHLKGLEALGAIIEQKNGYLVGTVKDRLKGADIYLDFPSVGATQNILMAAVLAEGKTVIGNVAREPEIVDLANYLNQMGANVQGAGTDTITVYGVETLTGAKHEIIPDRIEAGTFLVAAAITRGDVYVEGAIYEHMHALIAKLKEAGCHIEIDTRGIHLSVEQNLKEIDIKTMPHPGFPTDMQAQMMALMLSLEGNSSVNETVFENRFMHATEFQKMNAQIKVDKRIAYISNSTLQGADVAATDLRSGAALVLAGLIAKGYTKVTALHHLDRGYVDFHKKLRNLGAEIERTGDTKQLIKA; encoded by the coding sequence ATGGATACAATTATAGTAAAAGGCGGACACAGATTATCAGGGCGCGTAAAAGTCGAAGGAGCAAAAAATGCTGTATTGCCTATCATGACAGCATCATTGTTAGCGTCTGAAGGCGTTAGTGAATTTATGAATGTACCTGCTTTGTCTGATGTAGATACAATCTCAGCAGTATTAGAAGGGTTAAATGCAAAAGTAGAAAAAAATATTGAACAAAATAAAGTAGTAGTTGATGCACGTGGTGAACTTTCAACACAAGCTGCATATGAATTTGTAAGTAAGATGCGTGCCAGTGTACTTGTACTTGGACCATTGCTTGCAAGGTTTGGGTATGCGGAAGTTGCGATGCCTGGAGGATGTGCGATTGGTTCAAGACCTATTGAGTTACATCTTAAAGGGTTAGAAGCATTAGGAGCAATTATTGAGCAGAAAAATGGTTATTTAGTTGGTACTGTTAAAGACAGACTGAAAGGTGCCGATATTTACCTGGATTTTCCGAGTGTCGGAGCGACGCAAAATATCTTAATGGCTGCTGTTTTAGCAGAAGGAAAGACTGTTATTGGTAATGTCGCGCGTGAACCAGAGATTGTAGATCTCGCAAACTATTTAAATCAGATGGGTGCTAACGTTCAAGGTGCTGGTACAGATACGATTACCGTATATGGTGTAGAGACATTGACGGGAGCGAAGCATGAGATTATTCCTGACCGCATTGAGGCGGGAACTTTCCTAGTAGCTGCAGCAATCACACGTGGTGATGTGTATGTTGAAGGTGCAATATATGAGCATATGCATGCACTTATTGCAAAGCTGAAAGAAGCTGGATGCCATATTGAGATTGATACGAGAGGAATTCATCTGTCTGTAGAACAGAATCTTAAAGAAATTGATATCAAGACAATGCCGCACCCTGGCTTTCCCACGGATATGCAGGCTCAGATGATGGCGCTCATGTTATCACTAGAAGGTAATAGTAGTGTTAACGAGACTGTGTTTGAAAATCGCTTTATGCATGCGACAGAGTTCCAGAAAATGAATGCTCAAATTAAAGTGGATAAGCGAATTGCTTATATTAGCAATAGTACATTACAAGGAGCCGATGTTGCTGCTACGGATTTACGAAGTGGCGCCGCACTTGTTCTTGCAGGTCTTATTGCAAAAGGCTATACTAAAGTAACTGCACTGCATCACCTGGACCGAGGCTATGTTGATTTCCATAAGAAGCTTCGCAATCTTGGCGCAGAAATCGAACGCACAGGTGATACAAAACAATTAATCAAAGCCTAG
- a CDS encoding DUF1146 family protein, whose product MNVYALTYIVLYIGITGVVFNSLQAVRTEQWFKENRTKEIQMLFIGLSMSLGYLITNFLIDLIKYTNQIFILF is encoded by the coding sequence ATGAATGTTTATGCTTTAACATATATAGTACTTTATATTGGGATTACGGGAGTTGTATTTAATAGTTTGCAGGCAGTAAGAACAGAGCAGTGGTTTAAAGAGAACCGTACTAAAGAGATTCAGATGCTCTTTATCGGTTTAAGTATGTCTTTAGGTTATCTTATCACTAATTTTCTCATTGACTTGATTAAATATACAAATCAGATATTTATATTATTTTAA
- a CDS encoding F0F1 ATP synthase subunit epsilon codes for MNKLAIEIVTPNGSIYSETEAELIVLQTESGEMGVMAGHIPTVAPLKIGAVRVTKSGNDKDYIAVTEGFAEIRPQQVSVLVQAAEQAEGIDIERAKESLKRAEARLNEDKAAHVDFHRAERALHRAINRIEVAKFR; via the coding sequence ATGAATAAATTAGCAATTGAAATAGTCACTCCTAATGGATCAATATACTCAGAAACTGAAGCTGAATTAATTGTTCTACAGACTGAGTCAGGTGAAATGGGTGTGATGGCTGGACATATTCCTACAGTCGCACCACTTAAGATTGGTGCTGTTCGTGTGACGAAGTCAGGCAATGATAAAGACTACATTGCTGTAACTGAAGGATTTGCTGAAATTCGTCCACAACAAGTATCGGTGTTAGTACAAGCTGCAGAACAAGCAGAGGGAATTGATATTGAGCGTGCAAAGGAATCATTAAAGCGTGCAGAAGCACGTCTTAATGAAGATAAAGCAGCACATGTTGATTTCCATCGTGCAGAACGTGCATTGCACCGCGCGATTAACCGTATTGAAGTCGCGAAGTTTAGATAA